A single genomic interval of Tursiops truncatus isolate mTurTru1 chromosome 1, mTurTru1.mat.Y, whole genome shotgun sequence harbors:
- the LOC141278394 gene encoding uncharacterized protein, with protein sequence MMITSVEEVNVLKKRSSMKPLFIPPGLAHTCAHVSSPPGRWLTSVPSGSRPRRRLETCFPRPFPAAHPLRLPALGPKPTLSGRPSPAGHNRETAVRTARDADPPEVPVSLSFPRGAPGAPLLSQGRGPDTGPRWPGRGSRTSRRSSGPKNTAGDGRARTPDRPTGRDTQTDSRARGAGAAAGPVLAPPSHPGRPLAAQPLRARAFRESGGGRRGAYLRAQRRRGAAHSLPAAMFPLRSELGRTRGGGGRGRLRRAAAAGRPAGWRAAGGSTEAAAALAEAGAGRGLPGPAPRASGRRVASASAVGPARGGGAGRAPPSAQAPLASAASRLLPSTPGSRPASPPALCAASHGLTPTHQLRSLCAGSFLGSLLFHPHRRMG encoded by the exons ATGATGATCACTTCAGTTGAAGAGGTCAATGTGTTGAAGAAACGATCATCCAT GAAACCCCTTTTCATTCCTCCGGGGCTGGCCCACACCTGTGCCCACGTGTCCAGCCCTCCTGGCCGCTGGCTCACCTCGGTGCCCAGCGGCTCCCGCCCCCGTCGGAGGTTGGAAACCTGCTTTCCGCGCCCGTTTCCGGCGGCACAC CCCCTCCGACTCCCGGCCCTCGGCCCAAAGCCAACACTCTCGGGCCGACCCAGCCCCGCTGGCCATAACAGAGAGACCGCCGTTCGGACCGCCCGCGATGCGGACCCTCCAGAGGTCCCCGTGTCCTTGAGTTTCCCTCGCGGGGCCCCCGGGGCGCCTCTACTGAGTCAGGGCCGCGGGCCGGACACTGGGCCCCGCTGGCCCGGCCGCGGAAGCAGAACGAGCCGCCGGAGCTCCGGGCCCAAGAACACGGCGGGGGACGGCCGCGCTCGGACCCCAGACAGGCCGACCGGCCGGGACACACAGACGGACAGTCGGGCCCGAGGGGCGGGGGCAGCGGCCGGGCCGGTCCTGGCGCCTCCTTCTCACCCGGGGCGGCCCCTGGCGGCCCAGCCCCTCAGGGCGCGGGCTTTCCGGGAGAGCGGAGGCGGCCGCCGAGGCGCTTACCTGCGGGCGCAGCGACGACGCGGAGCGGCTCACTCCCTGCCCGCCGCCATGTTTCCGCTGCGCAGCGAGCTAGGGAGGACGCGCggagggggcgggcgggggcggctCCGGAGAGCAGCGGCTGCCGGCCGGCCGGCGGGCTGGCGCGCGGCTGGGGGCTCGAccgaggcggcggcggcgttggctgaggcgggggcggggcgcgggcttcccggccccgccccccgggcCTCAGGCCGCAGGGTGGCGAGCGCCTCGGCAGTTGGGCCCGCGCGGGGGGGCGGTGCCGGGAGGGCGCCGCCGAGCGCCCAGGCCCCGCTAGCCTCCGCTGCCTCCCGCCTCCTGCCTTCGACCCCGGGGTCCAGACCCGCGTCCCCACCGGCCCTATGCGCCGCTTCTCACGG GTTAACTCCTACTCATCAATTAAGATCACTCTGCGCAGGAAGCTTCCTCGGATCCCTTCTCTTCCATCCTCACCGCAGAATGGGCTAA